The proteins below come from a single Vibrio natriegens NBRC 15636 = ATCC 14048 = DSM 759 genomic window:
- the gloB gene encoding hydroxyacylglutathione hydrolase — protein MLEIKSIPAFNDNYIWLIQNSDKRCAVVDPGDAKPVLEYLQANELTLEAIMITHHHNDHIGGVPDLVRAFPDVTVVGPKAEPIPTLTVPMEEGDKLELFGEIFMVMGLPGHTLGHIGYVGDGKLFCGDVLFSAGCGRIFEGTAEQMFDSLSKIAALPDETQVYCAHEYTASNVAFALAVEPDNEKLRQYRDDVNRLRALNIPTLPTTLRQEKWINPFLRTNHPEVIKSVTNRIKNDDPCSVFTALRVWKNEF, from the coding sequence GTGTTAGAGATCAAAAGCATACCCGCATTTAATGATAATTACATCTGGCTAATACAAAATAGCGATAAACGTTGTGCCGTTGTTGATCCGGGTGATGCAAAGCCTGTATTGGAATACTTACAAGCTAACGAGTTAACTTTAGAAGCGATTATGATTACGCACCACCACAATGATCACATTGGTGGCGTTCCAGATTTAGTCCGTGCATTTCCTGATGTTACCGTTGTTGGCCCTAAAGCAGAGCCTATCCCAACGCTAACCGTACCAATGGAAGAAGGTGACAAACTAGAGCTGTTCGGCGAAATCTTTATGGTGATGGGTTTACCAGGTCACACGCTAGGTCATATAGGCTATGTTGGTGATGGCAAATTGTTTTGCGGTGATGTGCTATTTTCTGCAGGGTGCGGTCGTATTTTTGAAGGCACAGCAGAACAAATGTTTGATTCACTGAGCAAAATCGCTGCGCTTCCTGATGAAACCCAAGTCTATTGCGCGCATGAGTACACTGCCAGCAACGTCGCGTTCGCGCTTGCTGTCGAGCCAGACAATGAGAAGCTTCGCCAGTACCGCGATGATGTAAACCGACTACGTGCACTGAACATCCCTACCCTTCCAACCACGTTACGTCAAGAGAAATGGATCAATCCATTTTTGCGCACTAATCACCCAGAAGTCATTAAGTCTGTGACGAATCGCATAAAAAATGACGATCCATGCTCTGTTTTTACCGCATTAAGAGTGTGGAAGAACGAATTTTAA
- a CDS encoding class I SAM-dependent methyltransferase: MKPALSNKTIPHPSTWSDLNNGPWVLESIQTRFDEWCPKLFGYHMLKLGGLSCELTSSNCNIQHQVNVDIQNPLHNVVADGYELPFLEKSFDVAILAHQLDYARDPHRLLREVDRVMMDDGYLIITGFNPFSFTGLASLFPWRKNNLPWSGRMFSSNRVQDWLGLLNYQVIHRDRYALFPMTRYRTMWTWFENSLGEWASPAGSLYYIVARKRTYPLKPIKPHWRLKKKLTPLGVMNREGAGVKKMSSDKR, encoded by the coding sequence ATGAAACCAGCACTCAGCAACAAAACTATACCACACCCGTCGACTTGGTCCGATCTGAATAATGGACCTTGGGTGCTTGAGTCAATCCAAACTCGGTTTGATGAGTGGTGTCCGAAACTCTTCGGTTACCACATGCTCAAACTGGGCGGGTTGAGCTGTGAGCTAACCAGCAGTAATTGTAACATTCAACACCAAGTCAACGTAGATATCCAGAACCCGTTGCATAATGTCGTTGCGGATGGTTACGAATTACCCTTTTTGGAAAAAAGCTTTGATGTGGCAATTCTGGCTCATCAGCTAGACTACGCACGTGATCCTCACCGTCTATTAAGAGAAGTGGACAGAGTGATGATGGATGATGGCTACCTGATCATTACTGGTTTTAATCCATTTAGCTTTACTGGCTTGGCGAGTCTGTTCCCGTGGCGTAAAAACAATTTGCCTTGGAGTGGCCGAATGTTCTCATCGAATCGTGTTCAGGACTGGCTGGGGCTGCTTAACTATCAGGTGATTCATCGTGATCGCTATGCACTTTTCCCTATGACACGCTACCGCACAATGTGGACTTGGTTTGAAAATAGTTTAGGGGAATGGGCATCGCCAGCGGGCAGTCTGTATTATATCGTTGCCCGTAAACGAACATACCCTCTCAAGCCAATCAAGCCGCACTGGCGTTTAAAGAAAAAGCTCACACCACTTGGGGTTATGAATCGAGAGGGTGCTGGAGTGAAAAAGATGTCGAGCGATAAGCGTTAG